One region of Cyanobium sp. M30B3 genomic DNA includes:
- a CDS encoding Nif11 domain/cupin domain-containing protein, whose translation MAEAQLQQFLEKVRQLNAFVALSEADPAVRAALRDCSHHHAVVELARRHGFEIGRRWGEAEAASAQPDNLLASPCPPPGSETSCVLAAQGNWRLERIHSCQAASPKGFWYDQEEVEWVTLLQGSARLRFADEPAARELGRGDSLLISAHRRHRVEATDPAPGSVWLALFWREVSAS comes from the coding sequence GTGGCTGAAGCGCAACTGCAGCAGTTCCTGGAGAAAGTTCGCCAGCTGAATGCCTTCGTGGCCCTGAGCGAAGCCGATCCGGCCGTGCGGGCCGCCCTGCGCGATTGCAGCCACCACCACGCCGTGGTGGAGCTGGCCCGGCGGCACGGCTTCGAGATCGGCCGTCGCTGGGGCGAGGCGGAAGCCGCTTCAGCCCAGCCGGACAACCTGCTGGCGAGCCCCTGCCCGCCCCCCGGCAGCGAGACCAGCTGCGTTCTGGCGGCCCAGGGAAACTGGCGGCTGGAGCGGATCCACTCCTGCCAGGCGGCCAGCCCCAAGGGGTTCTGGTACGACCAGGAGGAGGTGGAGTGGGTCACCCTGCTGCAGGGCAGCGCCCGCTTGCGCTTTGCCGATGAACCGGCCGCCCGGGAGCTGGGCCGGGGCGACAGCCTGCTGATCAGTGCCCACCGTCGCCATCGTGTTGAGGCGACCGACCCGGCTCCGGGATCCGTATGGCTGGCCCTGTTCTGGCGGGAGGTTTCTGCATCGTGA
- a CDS encoding DUF2214 family protein, with amino-acid sequence MAGLAAIPPEILSRAGVAYVHYLSFMLCFGALVLERRLIRPNPSKADATTMVITDVVYGIAALALLVSGILRVLYFGQGSTFYTENPLFWWKVGLYLGVGALSLYPTITYILWAIPLRKGELPQVSEALATRLAWILNVELVGFALVPLLATLMARGVGLPGTAGV; translated from the coding sequence ATGGCGGGGCTGGCGGCCATTCCTCCCGAGATCCTCAGCCGCGCCGGGGTGGCCTATGTGCACTACCTGAGCTTCATGCTCTGCTTCGGCGCCCTGGTGCTGGAGCGGCGCCTGATCCGACCCAACCCCAGCAAGGCTGACGCCACCACGATGGTGATCACCGATGTGGTGTACGGCATCGCCGCCCTGGCCCTGCTGGTGAGCGGCATTCTGCGGGTGCTGTACTTCGGCCAGGGCAGCACTTTCTACACCGAGAACCCCCTGTTCTGGTGGAAGGTGGGGCTCTATCTGGGTGTGGGGGCGCTGTCGCTCTACCCCACCATCACCTACATCCTCTGGGCCATTCCCCTGCGCAAGGGCGAGCTGCCCCAGGTGAGCGAGGCCCTGGCCACCCGTCTGGCCTGGATCCTGAACGTCGAACTGGTGGGCTTTGCCCTGGTGCCCCTGCTCGCCACCCTGATGGCCCGCGGCGTGGGCCTGCCGGGGACCGCCGGCGTCTGA
- a CDS encoding YciI family protein, producing the protein MARFVLWGTYCDQALEKRTPFREEHLAGLQRQKDAGILITLGPTEGSTHVFGIYEADSRDAVEALVKGDIYWREGIWTAVEIHPWIQAF; encoded by the coding sequence ATGGCCCGCTTCGTGCTCTGGGGCACCTACTGCGACCAAGCCCTCGAGAAGCGCACTCCCTTTCGGGAGGAGCACCTGGCCGGGCTGCAGCGCCAGAAGGATGCGGGCATCCTGATCACCCTGGGCCCAACTGAGGGCAGCACCCACGTGTTCGGGATTTACGAAGCCGACAGCCGCGATGCGGTGGAGGCGCTGGTGAAGGGCGACATCTACTGGCGAGAGGGCATCTGGACCGCCGTGGAGATCCATCCCTGGATTCAGGCCTTCTGA
- a CDS encoding phycobilisome rod-core linker polypeptide, with amino-acid sequence MALPVLATKPLTSNARVSSFLDANEESPRQSTTVALQRDRGSSDALIEQAYRQIFFHAFKADRDAVLESQLRSGQISTREFVRQLLRSDKFRNDFYRCNSNYRVVEQVVGRVLGRPVHGEQERIAWSIVIAEQGLPAFIDALIDSPEYLEAFGEDLVPYQRSRVLAGQSVGTMPFNQQAPRYNAYWRDTMARRAPAGSGGGWAPGAGWPRPAWLANQPTPAVQNAWRWFVATGGFVLTGFVIWTAIAMLSTGAQG; translated from the coding sequence ATGGCCCTGCCCGTTCTGGCCACCAAGCCCCTCACCAGCAATGCCCGGGTGAGCAGTTTTCTCGACGCCAACGAGGAGTCGCCCCGCCAGAGCACCACGGTGGCCCTGCAGCGTGACCGTGGCTCCAGCGACGCCCTGATCGAGCAGGCCTACCGCCAGATCTTCTTCCACGCCTTCAAGGCCGACCGGGACGCTGTGCTGGAGTCGCAGCTGCGCTCCGGCCAGATCAGCACCCGCGAGTTCGTGCGCCAGCTGCTGCGCTCCGACAAATTCCGCAACGACTTCTACCGCTGCAACAGCAACTACCGGGTGGTGGAGCAGGTGGTGGGCCGGGTGCTGGGCCGGCCGGTGCACGGCGAGCAGGAGCGCATCGCCTGGTCGATCGTGATCGCCGAGCAGGGCCTGCCCGCCTTCATCGACGCCCTGATCGACTCGCCTGAGTATCTGGAAGCCTTCGGCGAAGACCTGGTGCCCTACCAGCGCTCCCGCGTGCTCGCCGGCCAGTCGGTGGGCACGATGCCCTTCAACCAGCAGGCCCCCCGCTACAACGCCTACTGGCGCGACACCATGGCCCGCCGTGCCCCCGCCGGCAGCGGCGGCGGCTGGGCCCCCGGTGCCGGCTGGCCGCGACCGGCCTGGCTGGCCAACCAGCCCACCCCGGCGGTGCAGAACGCCTGGCGCTGGTTCGTGGCCACGGGCGGCTTCGTGCTCACCGGCTTCGTGATCTGGACGGCCATCGCCATGCTCAGCACCGGCGCCCAGGGCTGA
- a CDS encoding phosphate-starvation-inducible PsiE family protein yields MGSGMRNKGGRPWRRLLDDANYLHVIDRTEQQLAKLLGLVLVVVMLAATVQLVIQVVLALMVPGTPWLGDKLNKVLGDLLNLLIALEVLQNITSYLRRHVVQIELVLLTAMTAVARKVIVLPAGAESKPQLLAGLGVAVLALAAAFWLVRSLTMQKPPARTGPAIRIPEPGRSPQHDGDGGH; encoded by the coding sequence ATGGGCAGCGGCATGCGGAACAAGGGGGGGCGGCCCTGGCGACGCCTGTTGGATGATGCCAACTACCTCCATGTGATCGACCGCACCGAGCAGCAGCTGGCCAAGTTGCTGGGCCTGGTGCTGGTGGTGGTGATGTTGGCGGCCACGGTGCAGCTGGTTATCCAGGTGGTTCTGGCGTTGATGGTGCCGGGCACACCGTGGCTGGGCGACAAACTCAACAAGGTGCTGGGCGATCTGCTCAACCTGCTGATCGCCCTGGAGGTGTTGCAGAACATCACCTCCTATCTGCGCCGTCACGTGGTGCAGATCGAGCTGGTGCTGCTCACCGCGATGACGGCGGTGGCCCGCAAGGTGATCGTGTTGCCGGCGGGCGCGGAGAGCAAGCCCCAGCTGCTGGCGGGTCTGGGGGTGGCGGTGCTGGCCCTGGCCGCTGCCTTCTGGCTGGTGCGCTCACTCACGATGCAGAAACCTCCCGCCAGAACAGGGCCAGCCATACGGATCCCGGAGCCGGGTCGGTCGCCTCAACACGATGGCGACGGTGGGCACTGA
- a CDS encoding c-type cytochrome — MAARALWGLLVALLVGLGPAGPVQAAPDGARLFEAHCAGCHVNGGNIIRRGKTLRMAALERQGVASDAAIAAIAAAGVGQMSGYAGVLGEEGVAAVAGWVWQQAQADWPRA, encoded by the coding sequence ATCGCCGCGCGGGCACTGTGGGGCCTGCTGGTGGCGCTGCTGGTGGGCCTGGGCCCGGCGGGGCCGGTGCAGGCAGCGCCGGATGGGGCCCGCCTGTTTGAGGCCCACTGCGCCGGTTGCCATGTGAATGGGGGCAACATCATTCGCCGGGGCAAAACCCTGCGCATGGCCGCCCTGGAGCGCCAGGGGGTGGCCTCTGATGCGGCGATCGCCGCGATTGCCGCAGCCGGGGTGGGCCAGATGTCCGGCTATGCCGGCGTGCTCGGGGAGGAGGGCGTGGCGGCCGTGGCCGGCTGGGTGTGGCAGCAGGCCCAGGCCGACTGGCCCCGTGCCTGA
- a CDS encoding DUF1232 domain-containing protein — protein sequence MAPGLEADVDAEVLESSVVDEALLLRLLRRAGRTVALPALECLEILLDSDTPYPARLTVLAALTYLLVPLDLIPDFIPVAGFSDDLVAITALLGICGRHRSEAVRQRARRRLDRWFPLAR from the coding sequence ATGGCCCCCGGACTTGAAGCGGACGTCGACGCCGAAGTGCTGGAGAGCAGCGTCGTGGACGAGGCCCTGCTGCTGCGCCTGTTGCGGCGGGCCGGTCGCACTGTGGCCCTGCCCGCCCTGGAATGCCTGGAAATCCTGCTGGATTCGGACACGCCCTATCCGGCCAGGCTCACCGTGCTGGCGGCCCTCACCTACCTGCTGGTGCCGCTGGATCTGATTCCAGACTTCATCCCCGTGGCCGGCTTCAGTGACGACCTGGTGGCGATCACCGCCCTGCTCGGCATCTGCGGCCGCCACCGCAGTGAGGCGGTGCGCCAACGGGCCCGGCGCAGACTGGATCGCTGGTTTCCCCTGGCGCGTTGA
- a CDS encoding DUF938 domain-containing protein: MRLSPACERNKGPILAVLHDWLPDNARVLEIGSGGGQHAAFFCQRIAGLSWQASERPEGLADLQAQLAGVSPASLAPGSQLLGPIALDVTRGEQWPRQSVDAVFSANTCHIMPAAALPQLLAGAARVLQAGGLLLLYGPFHNGGVHTAPSNAAFDAHLRSLDPAMGVRDALVLQEQARGLGLEPLADVAMPANNRVLVLAVHGPLRRCGDSRALMPPNRRPSASSSSTAESRP, encoded by the coding sequence GTGCGGTTGTCTCCCGCCTGTGAACGCAACAAGGGGCCGATCCTGGCGGTGCTGCACGACTGGCTGCCAGACAACGCCAGGGTGCTGGAGATCGGCTCGGGCGGCGGCCAGCACGCCGCCTTCTTCTGCCAGCGGATCGCCGGCCTGAGCTGGCAGGCCAGCGAGCGCCCCGAAGGTCTGGCGGATCTTCAGGCCCAGCTGGCAGGGGTGTCGCCCGCAAGCCTGGCGCCGGGCTCACAACTGCTCGGCCCGATCGCGCTGGATGTGACGCGCGGCGAGCAGTGGCCGCGGCAGAGCGTTGATGCGGTGTTCAGCGCCAACACCTGCCACATCATGCCGGCAGCGGCCCTGCCCCAGCTGCTGGCGGGGGCCGCGCGGGTGCTGCAGGCCGGCGGCCTGCTGCTGCTCTACGGGCCCTTCCACAACGGCGGCGTGCACACCGCCCCCAGCAACGCCGCCTTCGACGCCCACCTGCGCAGCCTTGATCCGGCCATGGGTGTGCGCGACGCCCTGGTCCTGCAGGAGCAGGCACGAGGCCTGGGCCTCGAGCCTCTCGCCGATGTGGCGATGCCCGCCAACAACCGCGTGCTGGTGCTGGCCGTTCATGGGCCGCTGAGGCGCTGTGGGGACAGCAGGGCCCTGATGCCGCCCAACAGGCGCCCCAGTGCCTCCTCCAGCTCCACCGCAGAGAGCAGGCCGTAG
- a CDS encoding peptidase has protein sequence MEPAHAEGPAGRWDQAWLEAVEAALASWAELVAIERVSEPDQAQVRILRRRPPLRSGRASHGRAELQLAVVERQGLRQLEPRVVVQISPGQRSSAIQATALHELGHAFGLWGHSEAPGDAMAAVPGPSPVLELSPRDRATFLWLQQQPGLGPAPPPAP, from the coding sequence GTGGAGCCGGCCCATGCCGAGGGGCCGGCCGGCCGCTGGGACCAGGCCTGGCTGGAGGCCGTGGAAGCGGCCCTGGCCAGCTGGGCCGAGCTGGTGGCGATCGAGCGGGTGAGCGAGCCGGATCAGGCCCAGGTGCGCATCCTGCGCCGCCGTCCGCCCCTGCGGAGCGGCAGGGCCAGCCATGGCCGGGCCGAACTGCAACTGGCGGTGGTGGAACGGCAGGGGCTGCGCCAGCTGGAACCCCGGGTGGTGGTGCAGATCAGTCCGGGCCAGCGCTCCAGCGCCATCCAGGCCACCGCCCTGCACGAGCTGGGCCATGCCTTCGGGCTCTGGGGTCACAGCGAGGCACCCGGCGATGCCATGGCGGCGGTGCCCGGCCCCTCGCCGGTGCTGGAGCTCAGCCCCCGCGACCGCGCCACCTTTCTCTGGCTGCAGCAACAGCCGGGGCTGGGGCCAGCCCCTCCTCCCGCTCCCTAG
- a CDS encoding GNAT family N-acetyltransferase, giving the protein MPALRPLTPADHDALVAVYRDAVLSQTRGLYSPAQIEAWAHHASRSGALMAPLREGFGLASTGDGRLEDGDSEDGDSADGDSADGDSIEAFGLLHPPDRLALLYCRGRSCRQGRSSAILQALEQRAALQGIPRLRTEASQLSRPLLLRRGWQVEQEERVLFAGEWFERWRMIKPLVHP; this is encoded by the coding sequence ATGCCCGCCCTGCGTCCCCTCACCCCGGCCGACCACGACGCCCTGGTGGCGGTGTACCGGGACGCGGTGCTCTCCCAGACCCGCGGTCTGTACAGCCCGGCCCAGATCGAGGCCTGGGCCCACCACGCCAGCCGCTCCGGTGCCCTGATGGCGCCGCTGCGCGAGGGCTTCGGCCTGGCCAGCACGGGGGATGGGCGGCTGGAGGATGGCGACTCGGAGGATGGCGACTCAGCGGATGGCGACTCAGCGGATGGCGACTCGATCGAAGCCTTCGGCCTTCTCCATCCCCCTGATCGGCTGGCCCTGCTGTACTGCCGTGGCCGCTCCTGCCGCCAGGGACGCTCGAGCGCCATCCTCCAGGCCCTTGAGCAACGCGCCGCCCTGCAGGGCATTCCCCGGCTGCGCACCGAGGCCAGCCAGCTCTCACGCCCCCTGCTGCTGCGCCGCGGCTGGCAGGTGGAGCAGGAGGAACGGGTGCTGTTCGCCGGGGAGTGGTTCGAGCGCTGGCGGATGATCAAGCCCCTGGTCCACCCCTAG
- a CDS encoding bifunctional phosphoribosyl-AMP cyclohydrolase/phosphoribosyl-ATP diphosphatase HisIE, which produces MGEDRGSSSAGVLSASFQPPGQASPAPALPDPAIITGLRFNDAGLIPAVAQDWLDGAVLMVAWMNREAIERTLASGEVHYWSRSRAELWHKGATSGHTQALRGLRYDCDADVLLLTIEQRGDVACHTGARSCFYDQGPQPSAGGPMAPPPPADVCTELMRVIEGRRDHPEPGSYTNKLLEGGDNRILKKIGEESAEFVMACKDGDPEEIAGEAADLLFHLQVALAHHGVSWRHVQQVLAARRGAPRRD; this is translated from the coding sequence ATGGGAGAGGATCGGGGCAGCAGCAGTGCAGGGGTCTTGTCAGCATCATTTCAGCCACCCGGCCAGGCCTCCCCGGCGCCAGCCCTGCCCGATCCCGCCATCATCACCGGCCTGCGCTTCAACGACGCCGGCCTGATCCCGGCCGTGGCCCAGGACTGGCTCGATGGGGCCGTGCTGATGGTGGCCTGGATGAACCGTGAGGCGATCGAGCGCACCCTGGCCAGCGGCGAGGTGCACTACTGGAGCCGCTCCCGCGCTGAGCTCTGGCACAAGGGCGCCACCAGCGGCCACACCCAGGCCCTGCGCGGCCTGCGCTACGACTGCGACGCCGACGTGCTGCTGCTCACGATCGAGCAGCGCGGCGACGTGGCCTGCCACACGGGCGCCCGCAGCTGCTTCTACGACCAGGGCCCCCAACCGAGCGCCGGCGGGCCCATGGCGCCGCCGCCCCCCGCCGACGTGTGCACCGAGCTGATGCGGGTGATCGAGGGGCGCCGCGACCATCCCGAGCCCGGCAGTTACACCAACAAGCTGCTGGAGGGGGGCGACAACCGCATCCTCAAGAAGATCGGCGAGGAGAGCGCCGAATTCGTGATGGCCTGCAAGGACGGTGATCCAGAGGAGATCGCCGGGGAGGCCGCCGACCTCCTCTTTCATCTCCAGGTGGCCCTGGCCCACCACGGGGTGAGCTGGCGCCATGTGCAACAGGTGCTGGCCGCCCGCCGCGGCGCGCCGCGGCGGGACTGA
- a CDS encoding sigma-70 family RNA polymerase sigma factor: MASSLSSYLGEIGRHQLLTPEQELTLGRKVQAMAALQERCRQAGGTGSACDYSDVERRTLRLGERAKNQMITANLRLVVNLAKRYQNKGLDLLDLIQEGTLGLTRAVEKYDPTRGHRFSTYAYWWIRQGLNRALSTQSRTIRIPVNVNEKLTRLRAAKARYLQVHGVNPSPAHLARQMEIPLVEVEELLNCELRSVTVSLQGLVKAKSDPSELVDVLPSPEPAPMERAELAERSATVWTLLDRANLTPKERTVVMLRFGLDGSHEWRTLAEVARQLDCSREYCRQVVQRALRKLRKTGIESGLVEA, translated from the coding sequence ATGGCGAGCTCTCTGAGCAGTTATCTCGGTGAAATCGGTCGCCATCAGTTGCTCACGCCGGAACAGGAGCTCACCCTGGGCCGCAAGGTGCAGGCCATGGCGGCGCTGCAGGAGCGCTGCCGCCAGGCCGGGGGCACGGGATCAGCCTGTGACTACAGCGACGTGGAGCGCCGCACCCTGCGCCTGGGTGAGCGGGCCAAGAACCAGATGATCACCGCCAACCTGCGCCTGGTGGTGAATCTGGCCAAGCGCTATCAGAACAAGGGCCTCGACCTGCTCGATCTGATCCAGGAGGGCACCCTCGGCCTCACCCGGGCCGTGGAGAAGTACGACCCCACCCGCGGCCATCGCTTCAGCACCTATGCCTACTGGTGGATTCGGCAGGGCCTGAACCGGGCCCTCTCCACCCAGAGCCGCACGATTCGCATCCCGGTGAATGTGAACGAAAAGCTCACCCGCCTGCGGGCGGCCAAGGCCCGCTACCTGCAGGTGCATGGGGTGAATCCCAGCCCGGCCCACCTGGCCAGGCAGATGGAGATTCCCCTGGTCGAGGTGGAGGAGCTGCTGAACTGCGAGCTGCGCAGCGTCACGGTGAGCCTGCAGGGGCTGGTGAAGGCCAAGTCGGATCCCTCCGAGCTGGTGGACGTGCTGCCCAGTCCGGAACCTGCGCCGATGGAGAGGGCGGAGCTGGCTGAGCGCTCTGCCACGGTGTGGACCCTGCTGGACCGGGCCAACCTCACCCCCAAGGAGCGCACGGTGGTGATGCTGCGCTTCGGCCTCGACGGCAGCCATGAGTGGCGCACCCTGGCGGAGGTGGCGCGGCAGCTCGACTGCAGCCGTGAATACTGCCGGCAGGTGGTGCAGCGGGCCCTGCGCAAGCTGCGGAAAACCGGCATCGAGAGCGGGTTGGTGGAGGCCTGA
- a CDS encoding aminotransferase class I/II-fold pyridoxal phosphate-dependent enzyme → MAPASRLDAVLSPVIPELGALVRATPGTLSLAQGMVGWGPPPGVLTALAAAAHSTRDAYGPVQGDPELLAALATSLQQDHSMDLDAADLWVTAGSNMAFHAIAQVLCEGPPAQPSELILPLPYYFNHVMAIQLAGGRPVPVDAGLVPDPQRLAAAITPRTRAIVTVSPNNPSGVVIPGPVLEAINRLCASRGLLHISDEAYGQFVYGAEPHWSPGSLPGASAHTVTLQTLSKAYGMAGWRVGFMAAPAAFSAALAKVQDTVLICPPRLIQRAARAALAAGPAWCRPRIAALAERRTQLLAAVADARAQGLPVRLLAEPDGAFYGLLALDALALDPAATRTPTAGGLTGEQLMRRLVLEHRVAAVCGESFGYPAAGPVLRLSYGLLSAVELEEALGRLLGGIRALLSPQRLSGP, encoded by the coding sequence ATCGCTCCGGCCTCCAGGCTCGACGCCGTGCTGAGCCCTGTGATCCCCGAGCTGGGGGCGCTGGTGCGGGCCACCCCGGGCACCCTGTCCCTGGCCCAGGGCATGGTGGGCTGGGGGCCTCCCCCGGGTGTGCTCACGGCCCTGGCAGCGGCTGCGCACTCCACCCGGGACGCCTACGGGCCCGTGCAGGGCGATCCCGAGCTGCTGGCGGCCCTGGCCACCAGCCTGCAGCAGGACCACAGCATGGACCTCGACGCTGCCGACCTGTGGGTGACGGCCGGCAGCAACATGGCCTTCCACGCCATCGCCCAGGTGCTGTGCGAGGGCCCGCCGGCGCAACCCAGTGAGCTGATCCTGCCGCTGCCCTATTACTTCAACCACGTGATGGCCATCCAGCTGGCGGGCGGTCGGCCGGTGCCGGTGGATGCCGGTCTGGTGCCCGATCCCCAGCGGCTGGCGGCGGCAATCACGCCCCGCACCCGGGCGATCGTGACGGTGTCGCCCAACAACCCCAGTGGCGTGGTGATCCCAGGCCCGGTGCTGGAGGCGATCAACCGGCTCTGCGCCAGCCGCGGCCTGCTGCACATCAGCGACGAGGCCTACGGCCAGTTCGTGTACGGGGCCGAGCCCCACTGGAGCCCTGGCAGCCTGCCCGGCGCCAGCGCCCACACGGTGACGCTGCAAACGCTCTCCAAGGCCTATGGCATGGCCGGCTGGCGGGTGGGCTTCATGGCGGCCCCGGCGGCCTTCAGTGCCGCCCTGGCCAAGGTGCAGGACACGGTGCTGATCTGCCCGCCGCGGCTGATCCAGCGGGCTGCCCGGGCGGCGCTGGCTGCCGGGCCGGCCTGGTGCCGACCTCGGATCGCGGCCCTGGCCGAGCGGCGCACCCAGCTGCTGGCCGCTGTGGCGGATGCGCGGGCCCAGGGCCTGCCGGTGCGGCTGTTGGCCGAGCCCGATGGTGCGTTCTATGGCCTGTTGGCCCTGGACGCTCTGGCGCTGGATCCCGCCGCCACCAGGACGCCCACGGCTGGCGGGCTCACGGGTGAGCAGCTGATGCGGCGGCTGGTGCTCGAGCACCGGGTGGCGGCGGTGTGCGGCGAGAGCTTCGGCTATCCCGCCGCCGGCCCCGTGCTGCGGCTCAGCTACGGCCTGCTCTCTGCGGTGGAGCTGGAGGAGGCACTGGGGCGCCTGTTGGGCGGCATCAGGGCCCTGCTGTCCCCACAGCGCCTCAGCGGCCCATGA